A single window of Prosthecodimorpha staleyi DNA harbors:
- the zwf gene encoding glucose-6-phosphate dehydrogenase, with protein sequence MASRIISVDVFDFVAFGGTGDLVRRKLLPALFQRDRDHQIEGPTRIIGVSRAEMTRAAYRDFARSAIIDHVDAEDRDQETLDRFLDRLDYARVDAAGEDGWSHLAQVLGEHPDRIRVYYLATSPDLFGGICRRLGDAGLVSPQSRVVVEKPVGKDLTSAQRVNDAVGAIFDEKRIFRIDHYLGKETVQNLMALRFANALFEPIWNSAHIDHVQITVAETLGVEGRGGYYDTAGALRDMVQNHILQLLCLVAMEPPAALDADSVRDEKLKVLKALRPIVDGAVATHTVRGQYDAGASALGPVAAYADEIQNSASQTETFVALKAEVNNWRWSGTPFYLRTGKRLAARCSEILVSFKAIPHSIFDAGAGTIARNELVIRLQPQEGIRLHLMIKDPGPGGMRLRRVPLDMTFAEAFGARNPDAYERLVLDVVRGNQTLFMRRDEVEAAWSWIDPILDGWRHAQDRPKLYRSGTWGPSASIALIERDGRTWHEDAA encoded by the coding sequence AGCTCCTGCCCGCGCTGTTCCAGCGCGACCGCGACCATCAGATCGAGGGGCCGACCCGGATCATCGGCGTCTCCCGCGCCGAAATGACCCGCGCCGCCTACCGCGACTTCGCCCGCAGCGCGATCATCGACCATGTCGACGCCGAGGACCGCGACCAGGAGACGCTCGATCGCTTTCTCGATCGGCTCGACTATGCCCGCGTCGACGCCGCCGGCGAGGACGGCTGGAGCCATCTGGCCCAAGTTCTGGGCGAGCATCCCGACCGCATCCGCGTCTACTATCTGGCGACCAGTCCGGACCTGTTCGGCGGCATCTGCCGCCGGCTCGGCGATGCCGGCCTGGTCTCGCCGCAGTCGCGGGTGGTGGTCGAAAAGCCCGTCGGCAAGGACCTCACGTCGGCCCAGCGCGTCAACGATGCGGTCGGCGCGATTTTCGACGAGAAGCGCATCTTCCGGATCGACCACTATCTCGGCAAGGAGACGGTGCAGAACCTGATGGCGCTGCGCTTCGCCAACGCCCTGTTCGAGCCGATCTGGAATTCGGCCCATATCGACCACGTCCAGATCACGGTCGCCGAGACGCTCGGCGTCGAGGGCCGCGGCGGCTACTACGATACCGCCGGCGCGCTGCGCGACATGGTCCAGAACCACATTCTCCAGCTCCTCTGCCTGGTCGCCATGGAGCCGCCGGCGGCGCTCGACGCGGATTCGGTGCGCGACGAAAAGCTCAAGGTGCTGAAGGCGCTGCGGCCGATCGTCGACGGCGCGGTCGCCACCCATACGGTGCGCGGCCAGTACGACGCCGGCGCCTCCGCGCTCGGCCCGGTCGCCGCCTATGCGGACGAGATCCAGAATTCCGCCAGCCAGACGGAGACCTTCGTGGCCCTGAAGGCCGAGGTCAACAACTGGCGCTGGTCGGGCACGCCCTTCTACCTGCGCACCGGCAAGCGGCTGGCCGCACGCTGCTCGGAAATTCTCGTCTCCTTCAAGGCCATCCCGCATTCGATCTTCGACGCCGGCGCCGGCACCATCGCCCGCAACGAACTGGTCATCCGCCTGCAGCCGCAGGAGGGCATCCGCCTGCATCTGATGATCAAGGACCCCGGCCCCGGCGGCATGCGCCTGCGCCGGGTGCCGCTCGACATGACCTTCGCCGAGGCCTTCGGAGCCCGCAACCCGGATGCCTACGAGCGCCTGGTGCTTGACGTGGTGCGCGGCAACCAGACCCTGTTCATGCGGCGCGACGAGGTCGAGGCGGCGTGGAGCTGGATCGACCCGATCCTGGACGGCTGGCGCCATGCCCAGGACCGGCCCAAGCTCTATCGCTCCGGCACCTGGGGCCCGTCGGCCTCGATCGCGCTGATCGAGCGCGACGGCCGCACCTGGCACGAGGACGCCGCCTGA